The sequence CTCTCAATTATGTAGTCTTCCCGTAGGCCCATAGCACGAAATGAAACAACGTAGTCGCTGGTGTATTCCTCAGATACCATGTTCCTTATCGTGAGGAGGTACGAGACAGCGTAGATCTTGGAGAGGGCTATGATGGGGAGTAGGCTGTGCCACAGCCAGTCTATCATGTGGTGGAACACGTTATTGGGGTGAAGCTCGGATGAGGTTAGAAACGGGAAGAGGCCGAGCTTAAATGCGAAAACATAGAGCAGAACCATTCCAAGCCAGAACACGGGGAGAGACCTTATCCCGAGGGTTATCCAGATGATGACAGATTCCTTGAGCGTGCCCCTGTTCCGGGCGCAGTACAGACCCAAAATCATTCCGAGCATCGCACCAAAAAAGTACGCGGCGGTAACAAGACTAAGGGTGTAGGGTAAGCGAACCGATATCAGATCAATTATGGGCTTGTTGTAAACGGGTGATTTCATCTTAAAGAGTGAAAACGTGATCATACCATAGAGCATCTTGGCGGCCCCAACGAGGAAGCTGTCCCTGTAACCCCACTCCTTTAGGAGGTTCTCATACTGGGCTTGGGTTATCTTGCCTTGATAGAGGTACTGGTCGAACGGCGTTCCCGGGGCGAGCCTTAGGAGGATATATATGATAAGGATGACGAAGATGAGGGTAAGAAGCCTGTGAACGATTTTAGTGAGCACGTACGAGACTATTCCCCTTGCCATGGTGATCCCCCTCAGAAACTATAAAAAGAAAGGAAAGAATCACTTTCTCCTCTTCAACAGTGGAAGCACCGCAAGGAGCACCAGTGCCGCCGGTCCACAAAGGCCTTTCTCACCTTTGCTGGTGGTTGAGGTCGATGATGAGGGGGTCTTTGAGGATGACGTTGTTGTGGAGGATTTTTCTGATGAAGTTGTGGTCGTTGGCTTCTCCGGGTTTCCAAGGAGCGACCAGTAGCCAAGCGTTAGGAACCTCGGGTTCGGTGCCCAGTCCTTGTAGCGGTCAACCCTGTAGGGCGTTGCTACTATCGGGTGGTAGAGGGCTATGAAGACGACGTTGTTCGCGAGCATCTCTTCGAGCTTGTGGGCCAGAGCAGGGTCACCGGTTCTCTGGAACTCCTCGAAGGTTTCGTCGTAGGTCTTGTCGGAGAATCCTACCCTGTTACCCGGGTTATCGCTGGTGAACCAGACAAGGTCGGTCGGCTTGTTCGGGACGAAACCGACTATCGCCATGTCCCATGAACCTGCTCCCCACTTGTCCCAGTAGTCGCCGGCCTTGTCAACCTCGACCTTGATGCCGACTGCCTTGAGGTAGTTCGCTATCTCGTCACCTATCGCATCCCTGAAGAACGAATCTCCGGGAGCCCTCGTGAGGAGGTATATCTTGAAGGGCTTTCCATCGGGTGTTTCCCTGTAGCCATCGCCGTTGACGTCTTTGAAGCCGAGCTCATCGAGTATCTCCTTGGCCTTGTCCGGATCGTAGGGGTACAGATTCTCCTTGGGCATGTACTTGCAGTACTCGCCGAAGAACGGGCCAAGGAAGCCCATGCTTCCCGCTTTCGCTCCATCAGTTCCGTAGTACTTCTGGACTATCTTCTCAACCGGTAGTGCGTAGGCTATTGCCTTCCTGAACTCGAGGTTGTTGTAGGGCCACTTATTAAAGTTAAAGGCCAAGAGGTGGGTTGATTTCGATGGTGCCCGGTATATCTTGACGTTTGGATCGCCGGATACCATCTTCTCGAACTCCTCGAGGTACTTTCCGAAGAAGTAGAAGTAACCCGCGTCGAGCTCGCCGTTTGCAACCATCATGGCGAACTGATTCTTGTCGGTCAGAATCTTGAAGGTGACACCCTCCACTTCAGGCTTCCCTAGGTAGTAGTCCTCAAAGGCTTGAAGCTTGACGTACTCATCGGGTTTAACTTCAACGACTTTGAAGGGACCACATCCTATCAGCTGCTCGGGCTTCTCGAGGGAAGCGGTTGGATCCGGAATTACGCTCTTATCCTCCCATACGTGCTTCGGGACTATGTAGAGCGTTGTGAAGGCCATCTCGAGGAACTTGTCGGCAGCTGCGGACTGGTTGTAAACCAGCTGGACGGTGTACTTGTCAACTACTTTGACTTCCTGAAGGCCGTTGATAATAAGTGTGTCGGGGTTCACGAACTTTGAGGGGTCGCTTTTGAACAGCTCAATGGTGAATTTAACATCCTCAGCAGTTACCTCCTTGCCGTCATGCCACTTGGCACCCTTCCTGAGGTAGAACGTCAGAACTTTGTTGTCTCCTTCCTTTTTGAACTCCCACTTCCCCGCGAGCGCGCCAGTAACCTCCGTGCCGCTCTTGTCCCATCTTATGAGGGGCTCGTAGACCTTGTTAAGGATAACGTTACCGTACACAGTGCTCGAGGTCAGCGGATTAAGCGTTTTCCATTTACCAACTGCGAGGACGAGCTCGGTTCCCTGTGATGCACTGACCCGTGGCACTGCCCAAATGCTGCTCAAAAACAAAATCGCCAGTATTAGCGAAAGCCACTTTCTGCCCATAGGCACACCTCCTAGCATTCTCGTTTATTAGTGTGCCCTTAATATATATAAGATTTTTTGTCCCTTCGAAGTTTTTTATTAGTAAAAAAGGGAATATTGATAAAAGATTTTGATCTATGTTTAAAATCTTTCCACGACTTTGACGAGCCCTTCTGGGAAATCGGGGTTCAAACCGCTCAGAACGGCGAGATAGTAGGCGATTATTTGTATCGGCACTACGAAGGGAATCACGGCTAGCTCTTCGCTTCC is a genomic window of Thermococcus guaymasensis DSM 11113 containing:
- a CDS encoding ABC transporter substrate-binding protein translates to MGRKWLSLILAILFLSSIWAVPRVSASQGTELVLAVGKWKTLNPLTSSTVYGNVILNKVYEPLIRWDKSGTEVTGALAGKWEFKKEGDNKVLTFYLRKGAKWHDGKEVTAEDVKFTIELFKSDPSKFVNPDTLIINGLQEVKVVDKYTVQLVYNQSAAADKFLEMAFTTLYIVPKHVWEDKSVIPDPTASLEKPEQLIGCGPFKVVEVKPDEYVKLQAFEDYYLGKPEVEGVTFKILTDKNQFAMMVANGELDAGYFYFFGKYLEEFEKMVSGDPNVKIYRAPSKSTHLLAFNFNKWPYNNLEFRKAIAYALPVEKIVQKYYGTDGAKAGSMGFLGPFFGEYCKYMPKENLYPYDPDKAKEILDELGFKDVNGDGYRETPDGKPFKIYLLTRAPGDSFFRDAIGDEIANYLKAVGIKVEVDKAGDYWDKWGAGSWDMAIVGFVPNKPTDLVWFTSDNPGNRVGFSDKTYDETFEEFQRTGDPALAHKLEEMLANNVVFIALYHPIVATPYRVDRYKDWAPNPRFLTLGYWSLLGNPEKPTTTTSSEKSSTTTSSSKTPSSSTSTTSKGEKGLCGPAALVLLAVLPLLKRRK
- a CDS encoding ABC transporter permease, which gives rise to MARGIVSYVLTKIVHRLLTLIFVILIIYILLRLAPGTPFDQYLYQGKITQAQYENLLKEWGYRDSFLVGAAKMLYGMITFSLFKMKSPVYNKPIIDLISVRLPYTLSLVTAAYFFGAMLGMILGLYCARNRGTLKESVIIWITLGIRSLPVFWLGMVLLYVFAFKLGLFPFLTSSELHPNNVFHHMIDWLWHSLLPIIALSKIYAVSYLLTIRNMVSEEYTSDYVVSFRAMGLREDYIIERYVLRSIMPPVITMMAIDLGFLFGGAVVTETVFNYPGMGTLIYTAIWNKDYPVVLASFYIIAVAVILAITIAEITYAYLDPRIRRG